One stretch of Streptomyces hygroscopicus DNA includes these proteins:
- a CDS encoding AMP-dependent synthetase/ligase: MTDVAHDAQELGSSATLWELLERRAALTPDAPALLQAGASARHDRRLTFGALRTRAERTAAGLYRMGIGPGSRVAWQLPTRIETVVLTMALARLGAMQTPLIPYYRDREVRFALRESGARFFAVPGPWRGFDHTAMARRLAAELPEPPLVFEAYDTLPVADPKALRLPPPPTDGRDVRWIYWTSGTTSDPKGVLHTDRSLIAAGACLAHALRLSPDDVGSMAFPYAHVAGPDYTVMLLLYGFPAVLLEHFSLPESLPAYRRHGVTVAGGSTAFYSMFLAEQRKDPSRRLIPTLRLLAGGGAPKPPELYYEVVRELGCTLTHGYGMTEVPMITMGAPDDTDENLATTEGRPPREMEIRMVDGQVGLRGEAVCAGYLDDAETRKAFDADGFFLTGDLGHLTESGHLVLTGRAKDIIIRKGENISAKEIEQLLYQHPDVGDVAVIGLPDPDRGELVCAVVEQPAGTEALTLGRAVSYLRTAGLSVHKLPERLEVVDALPRNETLRKVLKYRLRERFAEHGAPAARDDAQAAREEARARPGGSSSRDGAQARSDPADSSRDGS; the protein is encoded by the coding sequence ATGACCGACGTCGCGCACGACGCGCAAGAGCTCGGCAGCTCGGCGACGCTGTGGGAACTGCTCGAACGGCGCGCCGCGCTCACCCCCGACGCCCCCGCCCTGCTGCAGGCCGGCGCCTCCGCCCGCCATGACCGGCGGCTGACCTTCGGCGCCCTGCGCACCCGCGCCGAGCGGACCGCCGCCGGGCTGTACCGGATGGGGATAGGCCCCGGCAGCCGCGTCGCCTGGCAGTTGCCCACCCGGATCGAGACGGTCGTGCTGACCATGGCGCTCGCCCGCCTCGGCGCCATGCAGACCCCGCTGATCCCCTACTACCGCGACCGCGAGGTGCGGTTCGCGCTCCGCGAGTCCGGGGCGCGGTTCTTCGCCGTGCCCGGCCCCTGGCGTGGCTTCGACCACACCGCGATGGCCCGGCGCCTGGCCGCCGAACTGCCCGAACCGCCACTGGTCTTCGAGGCGTACGACACCCTGCCGGTGGCCGACCCCAAGGCCCTGCGGCTGCCGCCACCGCCCACCGACGGGCGGGACGTCCGCTGGATCTACTGGACCTCGGGCACCACCTCCGACCCCAAGGGCGTGCTGCACACCGACCGCAGCCTCATCGCCGCCGGTGCCTGCCTCGCCCACGCGCTGCGGCTCAGCCCGGACGACGTGGGGTCCATGGCCTTCCCGTACGCCCATGTCGCGGGGCCGGACTACACCGTGATGCTGCTGCTGTACGGCTTTCCGGCCGTGCTGCTCGAGCACTTCTCCCTGCCGGAGTCGCTGCCCGCGTACCGGCGGCACGGGGTGACGGTCGCGGGCGGCAGCACCGCCTTCTACTCGATGTTCCTGGCCGAACAGCGCAAGGACCCCTCGCGCAGGCTCATCCCCACCCTGCGGCTCCTCGCGGGCGGCGGCGCGCCCAAACCGCCCGAGCTCTACTACGAGGTCGTACGGGAGCTGGGCTGCACGCTCACCCACGGCTACGGGATGACCGAAGTCCCCATGATCACCATGGGTGCGCCGGACGACACGGACGAGAACCTCGCCACCACCGAGGGCCGGCCGCCCCGGGAGATGGAGATCCGGATGGTGGACGGGCAGGTGGGGCTGCGCGGCGAGGCGGTCTGCGCCGGATATCTGGACGACGCCGAGACCCGTAAGGCGTTCGACGCGGACGGCTTCTTCCTTACCGGCGACCTCGGCCATCTCACGGAGAGCGGCCATCTGGTGCTGACCGGCCGCGCCAAGGACATCATCATCCGTAAGGGCGAGAACATCTCGGCCAAGGAGATCGAGCAGCTGCTCTACCAGCACCCGGACGTGGGTGATGTGGCGGTGATCGGCCTGCCCGACCCGGACCGGGGCGAGCTGGTCTGCGCCGTCGTGGAGCAGCCGGCGGGGACGGAGGCGCTGACGCTCGGCCGGGCGGTGTCGTATCTGCGCACGGCGGGGCTGTCGGTGCACAAACTGCCGGAGCGGCTCGAAGTGGTGGACGCCCTGCCCCGCAATGAGACGCTCCGTAAGGTGCTCAAGTACCGGCTGCGGGAGCGGTTCGCGGAGCACGGCGCCCCGGCGGCACGGGACGACGCCCAGGCGGCACGCGAAGAAGCCCGGGCCCGGCCCGGCGGATCGTCGTCGCGGGACGGCGCCCAGGCCCGGTCCGATCCGGCGGATTCGTCGCGGGACGGCTCCTGA